A genomic stretch from Echeneis naucrates chromosome 6, fEcheNa1.1, whole genome shotgun sequence includes:
- the leng1 gene encoding leukocyte receptor cluster member 1: MNILPKKSWHVRNKDNVARVRRDEAQAAEEEREAKRRVERAEQEARTEYLRRKARAALQTEGGRKDEDEDQTGGSGALEHLNLFPLEESSEKKGNEEYLREKKEEKEKQERAIGLLVSLGPQPGSEVTPWYLKSSQEKEEGKEKDKRKGVSEEEREKKDRRLKDSLDPLKDMKKALAVKGKKEHKSKKKEKRNKSEKRSSGESSIEQLRAERLQREAEERRRAQALLDQRNGKGKEKGRELNERDRPYNSAFFPELARKRQRRDQDSWRDEILKS; this comes from the exons ATGAACATCCTTCCGAAGAAGAGCTGGCACGTTCGCAATAAGGACAACGTCGCGCGAGTGCGGAGGGACGAAGCCCAGGCGGCGGAGGAAGAGCGCGAGGCCAAGCGGCGCGTGGAGCGCGCCGAGCAAGAG GCACGTACAGAGTATCTTAGAAGAAAAGCCCGagctgctctgcagacagaaggaggaaggaaagatgaagatgaagaccagaCTGGAGGAAGTGGAGCTCTGGAGCACCTCAATCTTTTTCCTCTGGAGGAGTCCTCAGAGAAGAAGGGGAATGAAGAGTacctcagagaaaagaaagaagaaaag GAGAAGCAGGAGCGTGCCATTGGCTTGCTTGTTTCTCTTGGACCCCAGCCGGGGTCCGAGGTCACTCCATGGTACCTGAAAAGCAgtcaagaaaaagaagaagggaaagaaaaagataaaagaaagggAGTaagtgaagaggagagagagaaaaaggatcGTAGATTGAAGGATAGTTTGGACCCCTTGAAAGATATGAAGAAAGCTCTAGCagtaaaaggcaaaaaagaacacaagagcaagaaaaaagaaaaaagaaacaaaagtgagaAACGGAGCAGCGGAGAGAG CTCCATAGAACAGCTGCGGGCTGAGCGTTTACAGAGGGAGGCTGAAGAGAGGAGGCGAGCCCAGGCTCTGCTTGACCAGAGGAACGGcaaagggaaggaaaaaggcCGTGAGCTGAATGAGAGGGATAGACCATACAACAGCGCCTTCTTCCCAGAACTAGCGCGCAAGCGACAAAGGCGTGATCAAGACAGCTGGAgagatgaaatattaaaatcatga